In a genomic window of Syntrophorhabdaceae bacterium:
- the rbfA gene encoding 30S ribosome-binding factor RbfA — translation MKYRKLRVQDQIREEVSSMIQRDIKDPGIGFVTIMEVKMSEDLKVAKIFCSVYGDDETKQKTLEALKRSKGYIRFLLGKRIKLRYTPELIFVLDKTFETAMKIDEILKKESHAPED, via the coding sequence ATGAAGTATAGAAAACTAAGGGTTCAGGACCAGATACGGGAAGAGGTTTCTTCGATGATTCAGAGGGACATCAAAGATCCTGGTATTGGTTTTGTAACCATAATGGAAGTTAAGATGTCGGAGGACCTGAAGGTGGCCAAGATATTCTGCTCCGTCTATGGAGATGACGAGACGAAGCAGAAGACCCTTGAAGCACTGAAAAGGTCCAAAGGATATATCAGGTTTCTTCTCGGGAAGCGTATAAAGCTACGTTATACCCCTGAACTGATCTTTGTGCTCGACAAGACATTCGAGACTGCGATGAAGATCGACGAAATACTGAAGAAGGAATCCCATGCTCCGGAAGATTAA
- a CDS encoding DUF503 domain-containing protein gives MIVGVSTIEMFFSENHSLKDKRQTTTKIVEKIRTRFNISVMEVEQTNLWQRVEIAFAIVGVKKDHVEAAIENVHRFVESLYVGEIINTRTEIIMM, from the coding sequence ATGATTGTCGGTGTCTCGACTATAGAGATGTTCTTTTCTGAAAACCACTCTCTGAAAGACAAAAGGCAAACCACAACGAAGATAGTGGAGAAGATAAGGACGAGGTTTAACATTTCCGTCATGGAAGTAGAACAGACCAATCTATGGCAGAGGGTCGAGATCGCCTTCGCCATCGTGGGTGTGAAAAAAGATCATGTAGAGGCGGCGATCGAGAATGTCCACAGGTTTGTAGAATCCCTTTATGTGGGGGAAATCATCAATACCAGGACAGAAATCATAATGATGTGA